A part of Aegilops tauschii subsp. strangulata cultivar AL8/78 chromosome 2, Aet v6.0, whole genome shotgun sequence genomic DNA contains:
- the LOC109742762 gene encoding SNF1-related protein kinase regulatory subunit gamma-1-like, with amino-acid sequence MARPEENAKFPSCDAYFDTIQSKKKLPLALQESLTAAFAQIPVASFPDVPSGRVTEIPGETSVLDAVRILSEHNIRAAPVLNPEPGVPADWQGRYLGIIEYSAIILWVLDNADLAAVALSAGSATAAGVGMGAVGAVGVAALGATGPAAVAGLTAAAVGAAVAGGLTAEKGVAKDGVTAADHLGEDFYKVLLQQEPFKSTTVRSIVESYPWSPFVPVTLDSSMLAVLLLLSKYRLRNVPVIEPDKPVIKNFITQTGVVKGLQQCKGRDWFDYISALPLSDLGLPFMSLDEVITVNSDDLILEAFKCMKDNKIGGVPVVEGPRRKLVGSVSIRDIRFLLLRPDLFSDFRHLTVLEFMNALGSTLPDSGGNGLVKPPLTCAPDASMGSVIDSIGSRITHRIYVVDGDFEVVGVVTLRDVISCFIHEPPGFCDSYLASAMEKLEDKGDADSSVENS; translated from the exons ATGGCTCGACCCGAGGAAAACGCGAAATTCCCTAGCTGTGATGCCTACTTTGACACTATCCAGTCCAAGAAGAAGCTCCCGCTAGCTTTGCAAGAGTCACTGACCGCCGCCTTTGCTCAGATCCCAGTCGCGTCGTTTCCTGATGTTCCTAGTGGCCGGG TGACTGAAATTCCTGGAGAAACTTCTGTGCTTGATGCTGTTAGAATTTTATCTGAGCACAACATAAGGGCGGCGCCAGTGCTTAACCCTGAACCTGGGGTTCCGGCCGATTGGCAAGGGAGGTATCTTGGCATCATCGAGTACTCAGCCATCATCCTTTGGGTACTAGATAATGCTGATCTCGCGGCCGTAGCTCTGTCAGCTGGATCGGCAACTGCCGCAGGAGTTGGAATGGGCGCTGTTGGTGCAGTGGGCGTGGCAGCATTAGGTGCAACCGGCCCGGCAGCTGTCGCTGGATTGACTGCTGCTGCAGTAGGGGCTGCTGTTGCTGGCGGGTTAACTGCTGAAAAGGGTGTTGCCAAGGATGGAGTAACTGCTGCCGATCATTTAGGGGAAGATTTCTACAAAGTTCTGCTTCAGCAAGAACCTTTCAAATCGACTACA GTTCGATCAATTGTGGAGTCCTACCCATGGTCTCCTTTTGTACCTGTTACGCTTGACAGTTCAATGCTTGCTGTACTACTGTTGCTCTCCAAGTATAGGTTGAGGAATGTCCCTGTGATCGAACCTGATAAGCCAGTTATTAAGAACTTCATTACTCAGACTGGTGTTGTTAAAGGGCTTCAGCAGTGTAAAGGAAGGGATTGGTTTGACTATATTTCGGCACTTCCTCTTTCAGATTTGGGGCTTCCATTTATGTCGCTTGATGAG GTTATTACGGTTAACAGTGATGATCTAATCTTAGAAGCTTTCAAGTGCATGAAGGATAACAAAATTGGCGGTGTACCCGTAGTAGAAGGTCCCCGAAGGAAACTTGTTGGTAGTGTGAGCATAAGGGACATTCGCTTCCTGTTGCTTAGGCCTGACTTATTTTCTGATTTCAG GCACCTTACCGTCTTGGAGTTCATGAATGCTCTTGGTTCCACTCTTCCTGATTCAGGGGGCAATGGACTGGTGAAGCCGCCGCTCACCTGTGCACCTGATGCCTCTATGGGCAGCGTGATCGACAGCATCGGATCGAGGATAACCCACCGGATATACGTGGTGGATGGTGACTTTGAGGTGGTCGGTGTTGTGACACTGCGAGACGTGATCTCTTGCTTTATCCACGAGCCCCCTGGCTTCTGCGACAGTTATCTTGCTTCAGCGATGGAGAAGCTCGAGGACAAGGGCGATGCCGATTCCTCCGTTGAGAACAGCTGA
- the LOC141040822 gene encoding uncharacterized protein: MVLLGLFATNRCHAVSFRGKSPSAKAEADKKAAEDAAAAIKAVASAWPTGGYNSFIPLLLFSVLAMLVLYVDLSAISVVCASLTEYQYAFICVNVMLVIYLWINLIKKLPISSTIQKPIMRLFVNFSASGFAAALKPDKFTGTYFKRWQTKTTLWLTAMNVFWVTGVSTGTIAPEQEKVFKEATVVFLGAVLSVIGDKLVDAYLHVHVAKDLWEALESKFGAADAGSEMYVIEQFHDYKMVENRPVLEQAHEIICIVKELELLKCELSGKFVAGCIIAKLPNSWRNFATTLKHQRHEFSVEDVIGHLSVEQNSRAMDSHGKGVEGTSVANIVNQRNHNSHKPKGKNGVQHNTDFKKKGKKTFKKNKKDEGCFTCGSVEHWANKCPNKYKKSGQDSKSVNMIVGNNENGASGYGVKI; this comes from the exons ATGGTTCTTCTCGGCCTCTTTGCTACGAACCGCTGCCACGCGGTGAGCTTCAGGGGAAAGTCGCCCAGCGCC aaagctgaagccgacaagaaggccgccgaggatGCCGCTGCTGCCATCAAAGCTGTggcctctgcatggcctactggagggtataactcgtttatcccgctcctactgttttccgttttagccatgctagtgttatacgtagatctttctgcgattagcgtagtatgtgctagcttgactgaatatcagtatgcgTTTATTTGTGTCAATGTCATGCTAGTGATTTACTTATGGATTAATTTAATCAAGAAATTGCCTATTTcctcaacaatccaaaaacctattatgcgtttatttgt gaatttttcggcaagtggctttgccgctgcactgaaaccggataagtttaccggtacatactttaagcgttggcagactaagaccacgttatggctcacggctatgaacgtgttctgggtcactggtgtctccacgggaacgattgctcctgaacaggagaaggtgttcaaggaggctaccgttgtgtttctcggagcagttcttagcgtgatcggagataaactagtcgacgcatatttacatgtgcatgtcgccaaggacttgtgggaggcgctcgAATCTAAATTCGGGGCCGCCGATGCAGGGAGTGAGATGTATGTTATAGAGCAGTTCCACGATTACAAGATGGTTGAAAACCGTCCTGTAttggagcaggctcatgagataatatgcattGTTAAGGAGCTTGAGCTTCTTAAGTGCGAGTTATCGGGCAAGTTTGTCGCGGGCTGCATAATCGCTAAGCTCCCTAATTCCTGGAGGAACTTTGCCACCACTCTGAAACATCAGAGGCATGAATTCTCTGtagaggatgtcattggccatCTGAGTGTTGAGCAGAATTCAAGGGCAATGGACTCGCACGGAAAAGGGGTCGAAGGAACTTCTGTTGCCAACATTGTGAACCAGAGGAACCATAACTCCCACAAGCCCAAGGGAAAGAATGGTGTCCAACACAATACcgactttaagaagaagggtaagaagaccttcaagaagaacaagaaggacgagggctgctttacttgtggttcggttgaacattgggccaacaagtgcccaaacaagtacaagaagtcaggacaggactccaagtctgtcaacatgattgtgggcaacaatgagaatggtgcatctgggtacg